The Mus musculus strain C57BL/6J chromosome 2, GRCm38.p6 C57BL/6J genome has a window encoding:
- the Tspan18 gene encoding tetraspanin-18 isoform X1 produces the protein MEGDCLSCMKYLMFVFNFFVFLGGACLLGVGIWVLVDPTGFREIVATNPLLTTGAYIVLAMGGLLFLLGFLGCCGAVRENRCLLLFFFLFILIIFLVELSAAILAFIFREHLTREFFTKELTKHYQGDNDTDVFSATWNSVMITFGCCGVNGPEDFKLASVFRLLTLDTEEVPKACCRREPQTRDGVVLSREECQLGRNPFINKQGCYTVILNTFETYVYLAGAFAIGVLAIELFLMVFAMCLFRGIQ, from the exons ATGGAGGGCGACTGTCTGAGCTGCATGAAGTATCTGatgtttgttttcaatttcttcgttttt CTGGGAGGCGCTTGCCTGCTAGGTGTTGGCATCTGGGTCCTGGTGGACCCCACCGGCTTCCGAGAAATCGTGGCTACCAACCCCCTGCTGACCACCGGTGCCTACATCGTACTGGCCATGGGTGGTCTGCTGTTTCTTCTGGGCTTCCTGGGCTGCTGCGGGGCTGTCCGAGAGAACAGGTGTCTGCTGCTATTT TTCTTCCTGTTTATCCTGATCATCTTCCTGGTAGAGCTCTCAGCAGCCAtcctggccttcatcttcagagAACAC CTCACCCGAGAGTTCTTCACCAAGGAGCTTACCAAGCACTACCAAGGCGATAACGATACGGATGTTTTCTCTGCCACCTGGAATTCAGTCATGATCACA TTTGGCTGCTGTGGGGTCAACGGACCTGAAGACTTCAAGCTGGCCTCCGTGTTTCGGCTGCTGACGCTGGACACTGAGGAGGTGCCCAAGGCTTGCTGTCGGAGGGAACCCCAGACTCGAGATGGAGTGGTGCTGAGCAGGGAGGAGTGCCAGCTGGGACGGAATCCGTTCATAAACAAGCAG GGCTGTTATACAGTGATCCTCAACACCTTCGAAACCTATGTCTACCTGGCCGGAGCCTTTGCCATTGGAGTACTGGCTATTGAG CTCTTCCTCATGGTCTTTGCCATGTGCCTCTTCCGGGGCATCCAGTAG